The following proteins come from a genomic window of Geothrix edaphica:
- a CDS encoding ammonium transporter → MTWSRPVRLAAILGAGLPLAAAGSAPVNDTGTTAWMLTSTTLVLLMVPGLAMFYGGLVRTKNVLGTMMHSFSAMAVVGVLWTVVGYALSFGPNALGGLIGWSRGLVLLRSIDHTILPAGVPEYAFAMFQGKFAIITPALIAGAVAERISFRGWVAFITLWVLFVYCPLCHWVWASDGYFFNLGAKGAIDFAGGTVVHISSGVAGLALALFLGARHGYPKTAMAPNNLTFTLVGAGLLWVGWFGFNAGSSIASNLETARALTVTQVAAAAGALTWVLIEIIREDKPTSLGMASGILAGLVVITPAAGVVQVGGAIVLGAIASCICYGMIMLKNRLGYDDSLDAFGIHGTGGIVGALGLTFFIRDSWWAEAAAKVPGWGLLAQLKVQAFAVGATIAFSVAMTLLIAFLVEKLVGFRVAEAVEKTGLDHEIHGERAYGLNNLN, encoded by the coding sequence ATGACCTGGTCGCGACCCGTCCGTCTCGCCGCCATCCTGGGGGCGGGGCTCCCCCTGGCCGCGGCGGGCAGCGCCCCGGTGAACGACACGGGGACCACGGCCTGGATGCTGACCTCCACCACGCTGGTGCTGCTCATGGTGCCGGGGCTGGCCATGTTCTATGGCGGCCTGGTCCGCACCAAGAACGTGCTGGGCACGATGATGCATTCGTTCTCGGCCATGGCCGTGGTGGGCGTGCTCTGGACGGTGGTGGGCTACGCCCTCAGCTTCGGGCCCAACGCCCTGGGGGGCCTCATCGGCTGGAGCCGTGGGCTCGTGCTCCTGCGCAGCATCGACCACACGATCCTTCCGGCCGGCGTGCCCGAGTACGCCTTCGCCATGTTCCAGGGCAAGTTCGCCATCATCACGCCGGCGTTGATCGCTGGGGCCGTGGCCGAGCGGATCTCCTTCCGGGGCTGGGTGGCCTTCATCACGCTCTGGGTGCTCTTCGTCTACTGCCCGCTCTGCCACTGGGTGTGGGCCTCCGACGGCTACTTCTTCAACCTCGGCGCCAAGGGGGCCATCGACTTCGCCGGCGGCACCGTGGTGCACATCTCCTCGGGCGTGGCGGGTCTGGCCCTGGCCCTGTTCCTGGGGGCGCGCCACGGCTACCCCAAGACCGCCATGGCCCCCAACAACCTGACCTTCACGCTCGTCGGCGCGGGCCTGCTGTGGGTGGGCTGGTTCGGCTTCAACGCCGGGTCCTCCATCGCCTCGAACCTGGAGACGGCCCGGGCCCTCACGGTCACGCAGGTGGCCGCGGCCGCCGGCGCCCTCACCTGGGTGCTCATCGAGATCATCCGCGAGGACAAGCCCACCAGTCTGGGCATGGCCTCGGGCATCCTGGCGGGCCTGGTGGTCATCACGCCCGCGGCCGGCGTGGTCCAGGTGGGCGGGGCCATCGTGCTCGGGGCCATCGCCTCCTGCATCTGCTATGGCATGATCATGCTGAAGAACCGCCTGGGCTATGACGACTCCCTGGACGCCTTCGGCATCCACGGCACCGGCGGCATCGTCGGGGCGCTCGGTCTCACGTTCTTCATCCGGGACTCCTGGTGGGCCGAGGCCGCGGCCAAGGTTCCCGGCTGGGGCCTGCTCGCCCAGCTGAAGGTCCAGGCCTTCGCGGTGGGGGCGACCATCGCGTTCTCCGTGGCCATGACGCTGCTCATCGCCTTCCTGGTGGAGAAGCTCGTGGGCTTCCGCGTGGCGGAGGCGGTGGAGAAGACCGGGCTCGACCACGAGATCCACGGCGAACGGGCCTACGGCCTGAACAACCTCAACTAG
- a CDS encoding YqgE/AlgH family protein — translation MDRWAIIIGIMTPEAPCLLVASPSLLDPNFLHAVVLIVEHDEEGALGLILNRPLPLPLTQVSEEGGLAYQGSEEATAWRGGPVDPQRGILLVQGGLPEEEDTVVDLTHFVSHRKDLLEALLADPSARYRLFLGYAGWSPGQLDQEMEVGAWTRRPLVSEWLMHPNPTGLWQVALGSGTSG, via the coding sequence ATGGACCGCTGGGCTATCATCATCGGCATCATGACGCCCGAAGCCCCCTGCCTCCTGGTGGCCAGCCCCTCGCTCCTGGACCCCAACTTCCTCCACGCGGTGGTGCTGATCGTCGAACACGACGAGGAGGGGGCCCTGGGGCTGATCCTCAACCGGCCGCTGCCGCTGCCGCTGACCCAGGTCAGCGAGGAAGGTGGCCTGGCCTATCAGGGCTCCGAGGAGGCGACCGCCTGGCGCGGCGGCCCCGTGGATCCCCAGCGGGGCATCCTCCTGGTGCAGGGCGGTCTGCCGGAAGAGGAGGACACCGTGGTGGACCTCACCCACTTCGTGAGCCACCGCAAGGACCTCCTGGAGGCCCTGCTGGCGGACCCTTCCGCCCGCTACCGGCTCTTCCTGGGCTACGCGGGCTGGAGCCCCGGCCAGCTGGACCAGGAGATGGAGGTCGGAGCCTGGACCCGGCGGCCCCTGGTCTCCGAGTGGCTGATGCACCCCAATCCCACGGGCCTGTGGCAGGTGGCCCTGGGCAGCGGGACCAGCGGGTGA
- a CDS encoding PLP-dependent cysteine synthase family protein: protein MTELQQSLHTLGRLVGCTPLLALDVRFRGEARRIYAKAENFNFTGSIKDRMALHILRKAHDTGLLKPGAPIAEATSGNTGISFAALGRALGHPVTIFMPDWMSQERKDLIRSFGARIRLVSAAEGGFLGSIRLSEAWARETPGAFLPCQFANEANVEAHATTTGPEILAQLASVGLKPGAFVAGVGTGGTVMGVGSFLKGVDPGIRVHPVEPSNSPTLHTGHKVGKHRIQGISDEFIPAIVKLDQLDDILSVDDGDAILMAQKLADRGLGVGISSGANFLAALQAQDRLGSDAVVVTVFSDSNKKYLSTDLMREEPAKAGFLSPEVELVGIGQAIRVCGICIQAGGKVRDCGC from the coding sequence ATGACCGAGCTCCAGCAGTCTCTCCACACCCTGGGCCGCCTGGTGGGCTGCACGCCCCTCCTGGCGCTGGACGTCCGGTTCCGGGGTGAGGCCCGGCGGATCTACGCCAAGGCGGAGAACTTCAACTTCACGGGCAGCATCAAGGACCGCATGGCCCTGCACATCCTCCGGAAGGCCCACGACACGGGCCTGCTCAAGCCCGGAGCGCCCATCGCCGAGGCCACCAGCGGCAACACGGGCATCTCCTTCGCGGCCCTGGGGCGCGCGCTGGGCCATCCCGTGACCATCTTCATGCCCGACTGGATGAGCCAGGAGCGCAAGGACCTGATCCGCTCCTTCGGCGCCCGGATCCGCCTGGTGAGCGCGGCCGAGGGCGGCTTCCTGGGCTCCATCCGCCTCAGCGAGGCCTGGGCCAGGGAGACGCCGGGCGCCTTCCTGCCCTGCCAGTTCGCCAACGAGGCCAACGTGGAGGCCCATGCCACCACCACCGGTCCGGAGATCCTGGCCCAGCTGGCCTCCGTGGGCCTGAAGCCCGGCGCCTTCGTGGCGGGCGTGGGCACCGGCGGCACGGTGATGGGCGTCGGGAGCTTCCTCAAGGGCGTGGATCCGGGCATCCGGGTCCATCCCGTGGAGCCGTCCAATTCGCCCACCCTGCACACGGGCCACAAGGTCGGAAAGCACCGCATCCAGGGCATCTCCGACGAGTTCATCCCCGCCATCGTGAAGCTCGACCAGCTGGATGACATCCTCTCCGTGGATGATGGCGACGCCATCCTCATGGCCCAGAAGCTGGCGGACCGGGGCCTGGGCGTGGGCATCAGCAGCGGGGCGAACTTCCTGGCGGCCCTCCAGGCCCAGGACCGGCTCGGGAGCGATGCGGTGGTGGTGACGGTCTTCAGCGACAGCAACAAGAAGTACCTCTCCACCGACCTGATGCGGGAGGAGCCGGCCAAGGCGGGCTTCCTCAGCCCCGAGGTGGAGCTGGTCGGGATCGGGCAGGCCATCCGGGTCTGCGGGATCTGCATCCAGGCCGGGGGAAAGGTCCGGGACTGCGGCTGCTGA
- a CDS encoding MogA/MoaB family molybdenum cofactor biosynthesis protein, which yields MDRVHLITLSDRASRGEYQDQSTPLLTSWLKGQGVKVVTASLMPDDPAALEADMRAAVASDAPLVLTCGGTGFGPRDTTPEATRRIMEREAPGICELIRAKGGHPLAFASRAVCGIAGRTVILNLSGRPAAALEQIQLAWPLLQHAVSVLRKEGAAGGPCT from the coding sequence ATGGACCGCGTCCACCTCATCACCCTGTCCGACCGCGCCTCCCGGGGCGAGTACCAGGACCAGTCCACGCCGCTGCTGACCTCGTGGCTCAAGGGGCAGGGGGTGAAGGTCGTGACGGCCTCGCTGATGCCGGACGACCCGGCGGCCCTGGAGGCGGATATGAGGGCCGCCGTGGCCTCGGATGCGCCCCTGGTGCTGACCTGCGGCGGCACGGGCTTCGGCCCCCGGGACACCACGCCGGAGGCCACGCGCCGCATCATGGAGCGCGAGGCGCCGGGCATCTGCGAGCTGATCCGCGCCAAGGGCGGCCATCCCCTGGCCTTCGCCAGCCGGGCCGTCTGCGGCATCGCGGGGCGGACGGTGATCCTGAACCTGTCGGGACGGCCCGCGGCGGCCCTGGAGCAGATCCAGCTGGCCTGGCCCCTGCTTCAGCACGCCGTCTCCGTGCTGCGGAAGGAAGGCGCGGCCGGAGGGCCCTGCACGTGA
- the purE gene encoding 5-(carboxyamino)imidazole ribonucleotide mutase has product MTTTPLVGILMGSKNDWETMQHTALTLKSLGVPFEAHVASAHRTPEKVVAFCKEAEGRGLRVIIAAAGGAAHLAGVCASKTHLPVLGVPMKGWATEGMDALLSTVQMPSGIPVGTLAIGKAGAINAALLATSILSLTDAGIRERYLAYRQAQTEKALADDDLVMP; this is encoded by the coding sequence ATGACGACGACTCCCCTGGTGGGCATCCTGATGGGCTCCAAGAACGACTGGGAGACCATGCAACACACGGCCCTCACCCTGAAGAGCCTGGGCGTTCCCTTTGAGGCCCATGTGGCCAGCGCGCACCGCACGCCGGAGAAGGTGGTGGCGTTCTGCAAGGAGGCCGAGGGCCGGGGCCTGAGGGTGATCATCGCGGCGGCGGGCGGGGCTGCGCACCTGGCGGGCGTCTGCGCCAGCAAGACGCACCTGCCGGTGCTGGGTGTGCCCATGAAGGGCTGGGCCACGGAGGGCATGGACGCGCTGCTCTCCACGGTGCAGATGCCGTCGGGCATTCCCGTGGGCACCCTCGCCATCGGCAAGGCCGGCGCCATCAATGCGGCGCTGCTGGCCACGTCGATCCTCTCGCTCACGGATGCCGGCATCCGCGAGCGCTACCTGGCCTACCGCCAGGCGCAGACGGAAAAGGCCCTGGCCGATGATGATCTCGTGATGCCCTGA
- a CDS encoding N-acetylmuramoyl-L-alanine amidase family protein yields the protein MSLRWSAGLRHAAVLLPAVIAVAQEPAPVLAQARTPEGRAILLRLQFRKGLSTEGKALPKAFLAKGADASGWVPFEGLSPQGKRWALAALFPEDQWRQEEVRHRISHPEVESVWTLAALFTGHGQNYDRLMAENPELPEKLREGDVWRIPRSLLSADLGGLGKGPDRSQPEDELDDEARVAAYRGLLSFGEDAQGKFAAYRMRKGEALYSSVVIRYTDRVDPKGVNELAELIAQRSGIADVRGIQPGQLVKIPVAFLADPFQSEGSTGLAEEREVRAEVRRTTRVEAGPKLKGVRIILDAGHGGVDPGARANGLWESDFVYDITMRVRRLLEQETDAQVSSTIRYPALGFQSREAIRTPSRAAEILTSPPFAVDGESPSAVSVHLRWVLANDLFAAFRKTRGDAQKTLFLSFHADSLHPSARGSMVYVPGAALVPSTFALGGAKTGHVTEAKRSSRVAFTGREKLQGEARSRQFSEALLKALQKDNIPVHANRPIRNVIYRGHGKWVPAVIRYSTGATKALIEVANLTNENDAANLRDPDFRERYAVAVVNAIRAYYRR from the coding sequence GTGAGCCTCCGCTGGTCGGCAGGCCTGAGACACGCCGCCGTCCTGCTGCCCGCGGTGATCGCCGTGGCGCAGGAACCCGCCCCCGTGCTGGCCCAGGCCCGCACGCCCGAAGGCCGGGCCATCCTCCTCCGGCTCCAGTTCCGGAAGGGACTCAGCACCGAAGGGAAGGCGCTGCCGAAGGCCTTCCTGGCCAAGGGCGCCGATGCCAGCGGCTGGGTTCCCTTCGAGGGCCTCAGCCCCCAGGGCAAGCGCTGGGCTCTCGCGGCCCTGTTCCCCGAGGACCAGTGGCGCCAGGAGGAGGTCCGCCACCGGATCAGCCATCCCGAGGTGGAATCCGTGTGGACGCTGGCCGCGCTGTTCACCGGCCACGGGCAGAACTACGACCGCCTCATGGCCGAGAACCCGGAGCTGCCCGAGAAACTGCGCGAGGGCGACGTCTGGCGGATCCCCCGCAGCCTGCTCTCGGCGGATCTCGGCGGCCTCGGCAAGGGGCCCGACCGCTCCCAGCCCGAGGACGAGCTGGACGACGAGGCCCGCGTGGCGGCCTATCGCGGGCTGCTCTCCTTCGGCGAGGACGCCCAGGGCAAGTTCGCCGCCTATCGCATGCGCAAGGGTGAGGCGCTGTACTCGAGCGTGGTCATCCGCTACACCGACCGGGTGGATCCCAAGGGCGTGAACGAGCTGGCGGAACTCATCGCCCAGCGCAGCGGCATCGCCGATGTGCGCGGCATCCAGCCGGGCCAGCTCGTCAAGATCCCCGTGGCCTTCCTGGCGGATCCCTTCCAGTCCGAGGGCAGCACGGGCCTGGCCGAGGAGCGCGAGGTCCGGGCCGAAGTGCGCCGCACGACGCGGGTGGAGGCAGGGCCGAAGCTGAAGGGCGTGCGGATCATCCTGGACGCCGGTCATGGCGGCGTGGACCCCGGCGCCCGGGCCAACGGCCTCTGGGAATCCGACTTCGTCTACGACATCACCATGCGCGTGCGCCGCCTCCTCGAGCAGGAGACCGACGCCCAGGTGAGCAGCACCATCCGCTACCCCGCGCTGGGCTTCCAGAGCCGCGAGGCCATCCGGACGCCCAGCCGCGCCGCGGAGATCCTCACCAGCCCGCCCTTCGCCGTGGATGGCGAGAGCCCGTCGGCCGTGAGCGTCCACCTGCGCTGGGTGCTGGCCAACGACCTCTTCGCAGCCTTCCGGAAGACCCGCGGGGATGCCCAGAAAACACTCTTCCTCAGCTTCCATGCCGACAGCCTGCACCCCTCCGCGCGGGGCTCGATGGTCTACGTGCCCGGGGCGGCCCTGGTGCCCTCGACCTTCGCCCTGGGCGGAGCCAAGACCGGCCATGTGACCGAGGCGAAGCGCTCCAGCCGGGTGGCCTTCACGGGCCGGGAGAAGCTGCAGGGCGAGGCCCGCAGCCGCCAGTTCTCCGAGGCCCTGCTGAAGGCCCTCCAGAAGGACAACATCCCCGTCCACGCCAACCGCCCCATCCGCAACGTCATCTACCGCGGCCATGGGAAGTGGGTTCCCGCGGTCATCCGCTACAGCACCGGCGCCACCAAGGCCCTCATCGAAGTGGCCAACCTCACCAACGAGAACGACGCCGCCAACCTGCGCGATCCCGACTTCCGCGAGCGCTACGCCGTGGCGGTGGTGAACGCGATCCGGGCGTACTACCGGCGATAG
- the rdgC gene encoding recombination-associated protein RdgC — MSILQGTVSLKRFLVLGPVPDPKDLQAGLEQDQFRPFQDGMEEERMGWCDWRNPLITPPDEDWVGQERFAVFGLRIDTRRVPPALLKAHMDLRLQSLLKEKDLAFIGKEARISLQDEVKLELLRKVLPTPRVVEVAWDLKGGILWTTASSSKAQGALSTLFIKSFGCEIHPLAPLVLAGRLNPGLSVEGLMALDPLDLELEEA, encoded by the coding sequence ATGAGCATCCTTCAGGGGACCGTGTCCCTCAAACGCTTCCTGGTGCTCGGCCCTGTGCCGGATCCCAAGGACCTCCAGGCCGGCCTGGAGCAGGACCAGTTCCGCCCCTTCCAGGACGGGATGGAGGAGGAGCGCATGGGCTGGTGCGACTGGCGCAACCCGCTCATCACGCCGCCCGACGAGGACTGGGTCGGGCAGGAGCGCTTCGCCGTCTTCGGCCTCCGCATCGACACGCGCCGCGTGCCGCCGGCCCTGCTCAAGGCCCACATGGACCTGCGGCTGCAGAGCCTGCTCAAGGAGAAGGACCTGGCCTTCATCGGCAAGGAGGCCCGCATTTCCCTTCAGGACGAAGTGAAGCTGGAGCTCTTGCGCAAAGTGCTGCCGACGCCGCGGGTGGTGGAGGTGGCCTGGGATCTCAAGGGCGGCATCCTCTGGACCACGGCTTCCTCCAGCAAGGCCCAGGGTGCGCTCTCGACCCTGTTCATCAAGTCCTTCGGCTGCGAGATCCATCCCCTGGCGCCCCTGGTGCTGGCGGGCCGGCTCAATCCCGGATTGTCCGTGGAGGGCCTGATGGCCCTGGATCCGCTGGATCTCGAACTCGAGGAGGCCTAG
- a CDS encoding PP2C family protein-serine/threonine phosphatase, translating into MMNGKGHSYLPEPTARQGRHFLMLIDFAAITHPGKVRRNNEDAYLLSVLDGEEPIINAPASSLKVGEPGLLVAVADGMGGAAAGEVASREGLAAVALYLFGHWGRLAPGKGREADLIKALEAAVREASDAVLRYSDDDRTARGMGSTLTAAVIWNGHAYVAQIGDSRAYLLRQGALHQLTEDQTLVNDLVAQGSLTREQARTHPQRNMITQALGSPQPLKVALSRLALRRGDRLLCCSDGLHGEVGDGHIQDVLKQNLSPRRSLELLLDEAIVRGARDNVTGVVLVLNDPALPLPTPGEPLDLLHPDSRGPGRGFWGRLRGLFGGTAS; encoded by the coding sequence ATGATGAACGGAAAGGGCCATTCGTACCTTCCCGAACCCACAGCCCGCCAGGGTCGCCACTTCCTCATGCTCATCGATTTCGCCGCGATCACCCATCCGGGCAAAGTCCGGAGGAACAACGAAGATGCCTACCTGCTGAGCGTGCTGGACGGCGAAGAGCCCATCATCAACGCCCCGGCCAGCTCGCTGAAGGTGGGCGAGCCGGGTCTGCTCGTGGCGGTGGCCGATGGCATGGGCGGGGCCGCCGCGGGGGAGGTGGCCAGCCGCGAGGGCCTGGCCGCCGTCGCCCTGTACCTCTTCGGCCACTGGGGGCGCCTGGCACCGGGCAAGGGCCGCGAGGCTGACCTCATCAAGGCGCTGGAAGCCGCCGTGCGGGAGGCCAGCGACGCCGTGCTGCGCTATTCCGACGACGACCGCACGGCCCGGGGCATGGGATCGACCCTGACGGCGGCGGTCATCTGGAACGGCCATGCCTATGTGGCCCAGATTGGCGATTCCCGGGCCTACCTGCTGCGCCAGGGCGCCCTGCATCAGCTCACCGAGGACCAGACGCTGGTGAACGATCTGGTGGCCCAGGGCTCGCTCACCCGGGAACAGGCGCGCACCCATCCCCAGCGCAACATGATCACCCAGGCGCTCGGTTCGCCCCAGCCGCTGAAGGTGGCGCTCTCCCGCCTGGCCCTGCGCCGGGGGGACCGCCTCCTGTGCTGTTCCGACGGCCTCCACGGCGAAGTGGGGGACGGCCACATCCAGGACGTGCTGAAGCAGAACCTCAGCCCCCGGCGCAGCCTGGAGCTGCTGCTGGACGAGGCCATCGTCCGGGGCGCCCGGGACAACGTCACCGGCGTGGTCCTGGTTCTCAACGATCCCGCCCTGCCCCTGCCCACCCCAGGAGAACCTCTGGACCTCCTGCACCCGGATTCCCGGGGCCCTGGCCGCGGCTTCTGGGGCCGGCTGCGGGGACTTTTCGGAGGCACCGCCTCATGA
- a CDS encoding NAD(P)-binding domain-containing protein yields the protein MAEAAGDPDLLDLLIVGAGPAGIATAVEARRAGIRRILLLEKGPSHSFSIEKLYTPGKRVDKVYLGQQVECEGSVCIVDGNRETVLATLDGFVREYGLEIRSHTEVSRITPLEGGGFEAMDAQGTSYHARTVVIAIGVFGRPNKPDYPLPATLKGHVRFDLTEDVPAGESVLVVGGGNTALEYVEYLYPGRAVTLAYRGAEFAKANEVNRRILQDLEASGQATVWRNADIASLRDAGEAPRIEAVFKDGRTARFDHVVYALGGATPEGFLRQAGVELDGKHPRVDHRFHSTVPGLFLAGDLVAGGKGSIVKAFNTGRAVVWEGLCQDHLECRIPDAGDQP from the coding sequence ATGGCCGAAGCAGCTGGAGACCCGGATCTTCTGGACCTGTTGATCGTGGGGGCGGGACCGGCGGGGATCGCCACGGCCGTGGAGGCCCGCCGGGCGGGCATCCGGCGCATCCTGCTGCTGGAAAAGGGGCCCAGCCACAGTTTCTCCATCGAGAAGCTCTACACGCCCGGCAAGCGGGTGGACAAGGTCTACCTGGGCCAGCAGGTGGAATGCGAAGGCTCGGTCTGCATCGTCGATGGCAACCGGGAGACCGTGCTGGCGACCCTCGATGGGTTCGTGCGGGAGTATGGCCTGGAGATCCGCAGCCACACCGAGGTCAGCCGCATCACGCCCCTGGAGGGGGGCGGCTTCGAGGCCATGGACGCCCAGGGAACCTCCTATCACGCGCGAACGGTGGTGATCGCCATCGGGGTGTTCGGGCGACCCAACAAGCCCGACTATCCCCTGCCCGCCACCCTCAAGGGCCATGTCCGCTTCGATCTCACCGAGGACGTCCCTGCTGGCGAGAGCGTGCTCGTGGTCGGCGGGGGCAACACGGCTCTGGAATACGTGGAATACCTCTACCCGGGACGCGCCGTCACCCTGGCCTACCGCGGCGCCGAGTTCGCCAAGGCCAACGAGGTGAACCGCCGGATCCTCCAGGATCTGGAAGCCTCCGGCCAGGCCACGGTCTGGCGCAACGCGGATATCGCCTCGCTCCGGGACGCCGGGGAGGCCCCGCGGATCGAGGCCGTCTTCAAGGACGGCCGGACGGCGCGCTTCGATCACGTGGTGTACGCCCTGGGCGGCGCCACCCCGGAGGGCTTCCTGCGCCAGGCGGGCGTGGAGCTGGACGGCAAGCATCCCCGGGTGGACCACCGGTTCCACTCCACCGTGCCGGGCCTCTTCCTGGCCGGTGATCTGGTGGCGGGCGGCAAGGGCTCCATCGTCAAGGCGTTCAACACGGGGCGGGCCGTGGTGTGGGAGGGGCTGTGCCAGGACCACCTGGAATGCCGGATCCCGGATGCCGGGGACCAGCCTTGA